From a single Streptomyces misionensis genomic region:
- a CDS encoding GNAT family N-acetyltransferase, which yields MTLTIREGGPDDAPLILGLLDGAVRWLVAEGRTGQWGTRAWSANPRAVAQVHRYATAGTPYIAESDGMPAATLTLTDAPGSYVEPAGEPERYIHLLAADPRFKGRGAGAALLAHAAEVTRRAGISLLRVDCYAGDDGKLVAYYERQGFVRTESFSQDGWPGQVLARRVR from the coding sequence ATGACGCTCACCATCCGCGAAGGCGGCCCCGACGACGCTCCCCTGATCCTCGGCCTGCTGGACGGCGCCGTGCGGTGGCTGGTGGCCGAGGGCCGTACCGGGCAGTGGGGCACCAGAGCCTGGTCGGCGAATCCCCGGGCCGTGGCACAGGTGCACCGGTACGCCACCGCGGGCACGCCGTACATCGCCGAGTCGGACGGAATGCCGGCCGCCACCCTGACGCTCACCGACGCGCCCGGCTCCTATGTGGAGCCCGCCGGCGAGCCCGAGCGGTACATCCATCTGCTCGCCGCCGACCCCCGGTTCAAGGGGCGGGGCGCCGGTGCCGCGCTGCTCGCCCACGCGGCCGAGGTGACCCGGCGGGCGGGGATCTCGCTGCTGCGGGTGGACTGCTACGCGGGCGACGACGGCAAGCTGGTCGCCTACTACGAGCGCCAGGGGTTCGTGCGCACCGAGTCCTTCAGCCAGGACGGCTGGCCGGGGCAGGTGCTGGCCCGGAGGGTGCGGTAG